The Camelina sativa cultivar DH55 chromosome 18, Cs, whole genome shotgun sequence DNA window ctttttttcatcttgttttatgtatttgtttttggattaagattgtaaaaacaaaaaaaaattatgtatgaaaaataaaattgtaaatttgtgTTATTTGTGATTTTAGTTCTGTTAATATACCAACTTTCTTAATCCACGCGAAAATTCCTAAAACGTTAAGTAAACAAAACCGGACGAAGTATATAGGTGTAGTTTTTCAATAGTTTTGAGAGGCATCTTCGTATCGATCACGTCAGATTCGagatctttttaatatatacatggTGTGGTaccacgaaaaaaaaaataaataaataactttatACACTATCGTACACGTATAATTCCCCAATCCCACGGTATATGTacgtttgaaaatatatatcaaagtaGGAATGTGAAAATATCACTTTGgaagaaccaaacacattttttaaGTCAGTAGCCTATTTATATTCCTCATTAATTATAGGGTTAAACGTACAGATCTTTCAACTAAAATTGCGACGAAATAGTATATTATCGGTAGGGGGTCATACACGACTGTCTATTTTAAAGTTGAATCAGAATATAGTTGGTTTTTATTCCACGTTCGAATTCAACTTCAACGTGCAAGTAGATTTAACCTTGTAGGCAAAGTCAATAGGGGTCTTTCGAAGATATCCAAAGTTTTGGAATATTCCTTGTAATATGGAATTTAGATTGACCCCTTTGAATTAGGAGAGGGCAACGTCATATAACACCCTTTTAGCATTtgcataatctttttttttttttttttttacatttcgtATGTTACGAAAgtcaaactaaaatatatatcttttgagAGAGAGGACGATTAgtctttattaaaattcaaatgttGGCCATCTTTAAACCAAACGCATAAATGCTAATCAGCCGCCAAACGCAAGTTCATGCATTTCAATTTAAACATGTTTCTTCTAATATCTTGACTATTATTTATGTGTTTGGGTCAAAGGTAAATcctaaaacatacaaaatacaaagtcgtttttaatttttcttccaagattgaaattttgaaagaaaaggcaaaaaaacCGTCTATTAATTGACCGTTGAAGATAAAGATGagcttcttatatatatagtacacgTGCATGGTTTTATCTATTAtgatatgtatgtatattgttAGGTTTTGCAACCCAAAAACTCCTCAATTGGGCCAAAGTTATAGCCCAACAATGTCAAAAACAACGACACAATGATAAAGAAAGGCCCAAACAACAACCACGGCCAaaccatatatttatttttaaaaattcgaGTTCAgatgaaaatattgaaattggAACATGatcaaaatcagataagtcCAAATACATGTGACCGCCCATAAACAgtacaaacaaataattaaaaaggcACCGacgaaaaagaaaccaaaaaaaagaaaaaaacagttgcAAATTTACCAAATCCACCCCTCATTAACTTTTGAAGTAAAAAATCACCATTTTTAGTGCATTGTTCTTGAGTTTACACATAACTAACCCCAagggtttaattttttaacgAACGCAACaactagtaataataataataaatcaaccaggtttttaaacaaattacacaTCGGGGGAACAttacacaacaaacaaatacataaatCCCATATGGTTGGCGAAATTACGAAAATGCCCAGTCCATATgattttttatctaaaatctcCGGCATCGAGTGATCGACGAGCATCCACGGCGGTACGGATGAACCGGACCTCTGGCTCTGTAGCAGTTATGAGTGTAGTAAGATCTCCCAGATCTGGGAGGACACGGGACTCGATTCGCGGACAATGCACCGTACGATATGTAATACTTCTTTCTCCGCCAGTACAGCGACCGCCGATCTACGCCGTCGTCGTCTTCCTCCTCCGTGACTTCGAAGCTTTCTTCTCCGTTGATGATGTCGAATTCGTCGGCGTGAGGGATCGGCCAGTCGAATCCGTCGGGTAGAAGAACGAGAGATGGGTTATCGGAGAGAGATTCAGATCTCGGGAGTGAAACGAaggtgagaagagagagaatgagGATGAGATTGAGAGACTGAGCTGCCATGGTTGTTCGAGGAGGGAGACGAAAGCgaggaggaagaaaaataagaagaatagACTAGTGACAAGTGAAGTCACATGCGAAGAGGTGTTACAGTTGTGAAGACTATGCTTTTTTGAGGGTTCTAATTCAATGCGCCATTTATGGACCTCGAGCTTTGtgctttgtcttttgtttttcttttcttgtaagTGTGAAGATGAGTCATCTGGTGGGACACGGTGTAGGATAAGAGATATGAGGATGATTGGTTATGAACCGTTTGATTATTAGCTTGAGATTAATGGGCCGGGTTTTCTTATGGTTCCTGTTTTATACTATATGAAACTCCCTTTTGGGCTTTGGTTCCAAAATACTTCCGAAGTTTTAGCGAAAGACCAATCCTTTGACAAGGCCcagttcaaacttcaaaataCTTAAATTGATGAtacttatgagttatgagtAATGTGTGACTAGTTCCTATATGGTTTagagatttttattattaatcttTTGGACATTATTACTTACCTAACAATAAGAATAAGACGCAATTACATACAAAGATAATGGAATGGATAATTTTTTGGTGCCTTACGTGCCTAAAGGTTCAAACAAATGataaaaacatacatacatacgATTATAATGAAATGTAGAGAAAAAGTTAAGGACGACTTTTAATGTTCTGGTGTTAGTTATATTATCAAGTACTGTTGTACTTATATTAACACTATGAAGAGTActaaatttacttttaaaaattaagaaaagtatATGTACGGATATTAGCATATTACAGAAAGCatttagacaaagaaaaagtcagtcggacaacaaaagaaaagtacagaaaaGAGTCAACACGAGCAAGAAGCTGAAACTGAAAAAGCATATATATCGTTAATGctttaattatttcattaacAAGGATTACAATGATAATAGTAGTTCCTAATTTACAAACCCGCGCGCTCCAACAACCATGGAGAGTCTTGGCTTTATA harbors:
- the LOC104762859 gene encoding protein RALF-like 34, yielding MAAQSLNLILILSLLTFVSLPRSESLSDNPSLVLLPDGFDWPIPHADEFDIINGEESFEVTEEEDDDGVDRRSLYWRRKKYYISYGALSANRVPCPPRSGRSYYTHNCYRARGPVHPYRRGCSSITRCRRF